In Arachis stenosperma cultivar V10309 chromosome 1, arast.V10309.gnm1.PFL2, whole genome shotgun sequence, one DNA window encodes the following:
- the LOC130934807 gene encoding uncharacterized protein LOC130934807, which produces MKGVYDDWAKAAPFTHQPKTIHKGGFLTIEDAKESLREYEVLHPEQILKRAEKAPVQIQRTAQAQRTGLMKNIPTRAEINDKKRVCRSNCRETLNLVLNWTLDKRAILGYYPINKEQLTKLVIFPEASPSDTYQFFQYGLIDTILIFDNLNIIKEFPAGFIDAVKKFKSMIDAREPRDISLKFTSSQPIFNEEGECLIPAFQVVFMSVFPGDFQPIEQVQDLSIYSDEGRLASTLARVFERAQKINKESRTRINYKSRNTLIVSSKKNQIESREMRLLVDFESAFYNFSGLLEKLPDGIRRNLCHLLKDKEDHRCQLCASEMSEESNNAEDPTHVGKEEDETSESSINIIVE; this is translated from the coding sequence ATGAAAGGAGTTTATGATGATTGGGCAAAAGCAGCCCCATTCACCCATCAGCCCAAAACTATTCATAAAGGGGGTTTCTTGACAATAGAAGACGCAAAAGAATCCCTCAGAGAATATGAAGTGCTCCATCCAGAGCAAATTCTAAAAAGAGCAGAAAAAGCTCCAGTACAAATCCAAAGAACAGCCCAAGCCCAAAGAACTGGACTAATGAAAAATATTCCCACAAGGGCCgaaataaatgacaagaaaagggTCTGCAGATCAAACTGTAGAGAAACCTTAAATCTGGTTCTAAATTGGACTCTAGACAAAAGAGCAATATTGGGATATTATCCCATTaacaaagaacagctaacaaagctggtaaTCTTCCCAGAGGCTTCACCCTCTGATACATATCAGTTTTTCCAATacggattaattgatacaatccTAATTTTTGACAATTTAAATATCATTAAAGAATTTCCTGCAGGTTTCATAGATGCAGTGAAAAAGTTTAAAAGTATGATTGATGCAAGAGaaccaagggatatatccctaaaatttacaagTAGTCAGCCAATCTTCAACGAAGAAGGAGAATGTCTGATCCCAGCATTTCAAGTAGTTTTCATGTCAGTCTTCCCCGGAGACTTTCAACCAATAGAACAAGTTCAAGATCTATCAATTTATAGTGACGAAGGAAGATTGGCCAGTACATTGGCAAGAGTCTTCGAGAGAgcccaaaaaataaacaaagaatCCAGAACAAGAATAAACTATAAAAGCAGAAACACTCTAATTGTTTCTAGTAAGAaaaaccaaattgaatcaagagAAATGAGACTCCTAGTAGATTTTGAATCAGCATTTTACAACTTTTCTGGATTACTGGAAAAACTTCCTGACGGGATAAGGAGGAATCTATGCCATTTACTAAAAGATAAAGAAGACCATAGGTGCCAGCTGTGCGCCTCAGAAATGTCTGAAGAAAGCAACAATGCTGAAGACCCCACCCACGTGGGAAAAGAAGAGGATGAGACATCTGAGTCATCCATCAACATTATTGTTGAATGA
- the LOC130942194 gene encoding protein SLENDER RICE1-LIKE 1-like, giving the protein MILQSSKSKEMITMNQNEMVVDEGLLHDIMLNSPSLHHLPQTTHYNYNYNYNPFDDTTVSWINDAVSSPSQSQLTTTALHLPPPPPPQPLIDHQQTELLLPTEQQQQVEEDSAIRLVHMLISCADSLQRGHVAHAASLIDAMQSLQRHVTTASAIGKVAAHFIGALTRRIFAPPLTDRHGGVSVVANDDGGVLYHHFYEACPYLKFAHFTANQAILEAFSGHSSVHVVDFHLAHGLQWPPLIQALALRPGGPPSLRITGIGPPSPDRRDALRETGIRLAELARSVNVRFAFRGVAASRLEDVEPWMLQVRQEEAVAINSVMQLHRLLGSDSGIDSVLGWIRRLNPKIVTVVEQEANHNQTGFLERFTEALHYYSAVFDSLEACPNEPDKSLAEMYLEREIGNVVCCEGPARVERHEPLAQWKARLEKSGFKCVGLGSNALRQASMLLSLFSAEGYCVEEKEGCLTLGWHGRPLIAASAWQPFPLTPDPHPHPHWLP; this is encoded by the coding sequence ATGATTCTCCAGTCTTCAAAATCAAAAGAGATGATCACCATGAACCAAAACGAAATGGTGGTGGATGAAGGCCTCCTTCACGATATCATGCTTAACTCACCCTCCCTCCACCACCTTCCTCAAACCACGCACTACAATTACAATTACAATTATAACCCCTTTGATGATACTACCGTCTCCTGGATAAACGACGCCGTTTCTTCTCCCTCTCAGTCTCAGCTCACTACCACCGCCCTTCACCTACCACCACCACCGCCGCCGCAACCACTGATTGATCATCAACAAACGGAGTTGCTGCTGCCAACCGAACAGCAACAGCAAGTGGAAGAAGACTCTGCGATAAGGCTGGTCCACATGCTCATCTCATGCGCCGATTCTCTCCAGCGAGGCCACGTGGCACACGCCGCTTCCCTCATCGACGCCATGCAATCACTCCAAAGACACGTCACCACCGCCTCCGCCATCGGCAAGGTCGCTGCTCACTTCATCGGCGCCTTAACACGCCGCATCTTCGCTCCTCCCCTCACCGACCGCCACGGCGGAGTCAGTGTAGTCGCCAACGACGACGGAGGCGTACTTTACCATCATTTCTACGAGGCATGTCCTTATCTCAAGTTCGCTCACTTCACCGCCAACCAGGCGATCCTCGAGGCCTTCAGCGGCCACTCCTCCGTCCACGTCGTCGACTTCCACCTCGCGCATGGACTCCAGTGGCCGCCGCTCATCCAGGCGCTCGCACTTCGCCCCGGCGGTCCCCCCTCCCTCCGCATCACCGGCATTGGCCCTCCCTCTCCGGACCGCCGCGACGCCCTCCGCGAAACCGGCATACGCCTCGCCGAACTTGCCCGCTCCGTCAACGTCCGGTTCGCTTTCCGAGGAGTCGCTGCGTCAAGGCTTGAGGACGTGGAGCCGTGGATGCTACAGGTGCGGCAGGAGGAGGCGGTGGCGATCAACTCCGTCATGCAGCTCCACCGACTCCTAGGATCCGATTCGGGAATCGACTCGGTCCTGGGTTGGATCCGGAGGTTAAACCCTAAGATCGTAACCGTGGTTGAACAAGAAGCGAATCACAACCAGACCGGGTTCTTGGAACGATTCACGGAAGCGCTGCATTACTACTCGGCCGTTTTCGACTCGCTAGAGGCTTGCCCAAACGAACCGGATAAGTCGCTAGCCGAAATGTACCTGGAGAGAGAGATTGGCAACGTGGTTTGTTGTGAGGGGCCGGCTCGGGTGGAGAGGCATGAACCACTGGCCCAATGGAAGGCCCGGTTGGAGAAATCAGGGTTTAAGTGTGTGGGCCTGGGCTCAAATGCGTTAAGGCAGGCGAGCATGTTATTGAGCTTGTTCTCAGCTGAGGGGTACTGCGTTGAAGAGAAGGAAGGATGTTTGACTTTGGGTTGGCATGGGAGGCCCCTCATTGCTGCTTCGGCTTGGCAACCCTTTCCCCTCACCCCTGACCCACACCCGCACCCACATTGGCTTCCTTAG
- the LOC130942856 gene encoding protein argonaute PNH1-like, translated as MKDPKEDEEKSRRVVEKSTELRRRGRRRNKQCSKADRLQEKGLDSQLVSSTCSKNLVFAARPGYGHLGTKCVVKANHFLADISASDLSHYTVKIIPEVRCRKTSKAIIAELVRVHKNTELGMRLPVYDGGRNLYTAAMLPFTYKEFTILLTEDDESIGTTREREFKVVIKFAARVSMHQLRELLSGKQVDTPQEALTVIDIVLRELAAQSYVSIGRFLYSPDFRKPQQLGGGLESWRGFYQSIRPTQMGLSLNIDMSSMAFIEPLPVIDFVAQILGKDVHSKPLSDADRVKIKKALRGVKVEVTHRGSFRRKYRISGLTSQPTRELNFPLDEKMNMKSVVDYFQEMYGYTIKYPHLPCLQVGSQKKVNYLPMEACKIVGGQRYTKGLNEKQITSLLKVSCQRPREQETDILQTIQENDYEYNPYAKEFGISVDSKLTSVDARVLPAPWLKYHDTGREKEYLPQVGQWNMMNKKVINGSTVRYWACINFSRSVQESTARGFCQQLVQMCQISGMEFSQDPVIPVYSAKPDLVKKALKYVHSASLENLGGKELELLIAILPDNNGSLYGDLKRICETDLGLISQCCLTKHVFKINRQYLANVALKINVKMGGRNTVLLDALSWRIPLVSDIPTIIFGADVTHPESGEDSCPSIAAVVASQDWPEVTKYAGLVCAQPHREELIQDLFKCWKDPHHGVVYGGMIRELLLSFKKATGQKPLRIIFYRDGVSEGQFYQVLLYELDAIRKACASLEPSYQPPVTFVVVQKRHHTRLFSSNHDDRNSTDKSGNILPGTVVDSKICHPTEFDFYLCSHAGIQGTSRPAHYHVLWDENNFTADEIQSLTNNLCYTYARCTRSVSVVPPAYYAHLAAYRARFYMEPGATEISKARGARSKDGSVRPLPALKEKVKNVMFYC; from the exons ATGAAGGATCCAAAGGAGGATGAAGAGAAATCTAGGAGGGTTGTGGAGAAATCCACGGAGCTtagaagaaggggaagaaggaGAAACAAGCAATGCAGCAAAGCAGATAGATTACAAGAGAAAGGACTTGATTCACAGCTTGtgtcctctacttgttccaagAATCTTGTGTTCGCTGCAAGGCCTGGCTATGGCCACCTTGGAACAAAATGTGTCGTCAAAGCTAACCACTTCCTTGCAGATATTTCAGCATCTGACCTCAGCCATTACACT GTTAAGATAATACCTGAAGTGAGGTGTCGCAAAACAAGCAAAGCTATAATAGCTGAGTTGGTGAGGGTTCATAAGAACACTGAGTTGGGGATGAGGCTTCCTGTTTATGATGGAGGAAGGAATCTTTACACTGCTGCCATGCTTCCTTTCACATACAAAGAGTTCACTATATTATTGACTGAAGATGATGAGAGTATTGGTACTACCAG GGAAAGAGAGTTTAAGGTGGTAATCAAGTTTGCTGCTCGTGTTAGCATGCATCAATTACGTGAGCTTCTTAGTGGGAAACAAGTGGACACACCACAAGAAGCACTTACTGTTATTGACATTGTTCTGAGGGAGCTTGCAGCACAGAG TTACGTGTCCATTGGGAGGTTTCTGTATTCTCCTGATTTTAGAAAACCACAGCAGCTTGGTGGTGGCTTAGAATCATGGCGTGGATTCTACCAAAGTATAAGGCCTACCCAGATGGGTTTATCACTTAATATTG ACATGTCATCAATGGCGTTTATTGAGCCACTCCCTGTGATTGACTTTGTTGCTCAAATTTTGGGAAAAGATGTGCACTCAAAGCCATTGTCAGATGCAGATCGTGTCAAG ATTAAGAAGGCCCTAAGAGGTGTAAAAGTTGAAGTTACACATAGAGGGAGTTTTAGAAGGAAGTACAGGATATCAGGATTGACATCACAGCCAACAAGGGAGCTTAA CTTCCCTCTTGATGAGAAAATGAACATGAAATCAGTGGTTGATTATTTTCAAGAAATGTATGGATACACAATCAAGTATCCTCATCTACCTTGTCTTCAAGTAGGAAGCCAAAAGAAGGTGAACTATTTGCCAATGGAG GCATGCAAGATAGTTGGAGGCCAGAGGTATACAAAAGGGCTAAACGAAAAGCAGATAACTTCTCTCTTGAAGGTCTCATGCCAGAGACCACGCGAACAAGAGACAGATATTCTTCAG acaattcaagaaaatgaTTATGAATATAATCCGTATGCGAAAGAGTTTGGTATAAGTGTAGACAGCAAGCTTACATCAGTTGATGCTCGGGTTCTTCCTGCTCCATGG TTGAAATATCATGACACTGGAAGAGAGAAAGAGTACTTGCCACAAGTTGGTCAGTGGAATATGATGAACAAG AAAGTAATAAATGGAAGCACTGTAAGATACTGGGCATGTATCAATTTCTCAAGAAGTGTTCAAGAAAGCACAGCTCGTGGATTTTGCCAACAGTTAGTTCAGATGTGCCAAATCTCAGGCATG GAATTTAGCCAGGACCCTGTGATTCCTGTATATTCAGCAAAACCTGATCTAGTTAAGAAGGCTTTGAAGTATGTACATTCAGCTTCTCTAGAAAATCTTGGTGGCAAGGAGCTAGAGTTGCTTATTGCAATTCTTCCAGACAACAATGGCTCTCTATATG GTGATCTCAAAAGAATCTGCGAAACTGATCTCGGGTTGATTTCTCAGTGTTGTCTTACAAAGCATGTATTCAAGATTAATAGACAGTACTTGGCAAATGTTGCACTCAAAATCAATGTCAAG ATGGGAGGAAGGAACACAGTGCTTTTGGATGCTTTAAGTTGGAGGATCCCATTGGTTAGTGACATTCCAACAATAATATTTGGAGCTGATGTAACTCATCCAGAATCCGGAGAGGACTCTTGTCCTTCCATTGCTGCT GTTGTAGCCTCACAGGACTGGCCAGAAGTAACAAAGTACGCAGGATTGGTTTGCGCGCAGCCTCATCGGGAAGAACTCATACAAGATCTTTTTAAATGCTGGAAAGATCCTCATCATGGTGTAGTTTATGGTGGCATGATCAG AGAGCTCTTACTCTCATTTAAGAAGGCAACTGGACAAAAACCACTGAGGATAATATTTTACAG GGACGGGGTAAGCGAAGGACAATTCTACCAAGTTTTGCTATATGAACTTGATGCCATTCGTAAG GCTTGTGCATCTTTGGAACCAAGTTACCAACCTCCAGTAACATTTGTTGTGGTTCAAAAACGTCATCATACTAGACTCTTCTCAAGCAATCATGATGATAGAAATAGCACTGACAAGAGTGGCAATATCTTACCTG GTACTGTGGTTGATTCTAAGATCTGTCATCCTACAGAATTTGACTTCTATTTATGCAGTCATGCTGGAATTCAG GGTACAAGTAGACCAGCTCACTACCATGTCTTATGGGATGAGAACAATTTCACTGCTGATGAAATTCAGTCTCTCACCAACAACTTATGCTACAC TTATGCAAGGTGTACAAGATCTGTTTCAGTAG TGCCTCCTGCATACTATGCCCATTTGGCAGCATATCGAGCTCGATTCTACATGGAACCTGGTGCCACTGAGATTTCTAAAGCGCGTGGTGCAAGATCAAAAGATGGTTCAGTTCGGCCACTCCCAGCTCTCAAAGAAAAAGTCAAGAATGTCATGTTCTACTGTTGA